From Falsiruegeria litorea R37, the proteins below share one genomic window:
- the cpaB gene encoding Flp pilus assembly protein CpaB, whose amino-acid sequence MRAVFGLVLIVGVALAGGAVMMAQKYISAHKTALAQANMARQDIVPTTNVMVAARPLRYGERLNKEDVLKVKWPENALPEGVFTEVPVLFPENTEDNRFVLRAMEKGEAIMAVKVTEPGEDAGLTSQLERGMRAFAIRVDVSSGVSGFLRPGDRVDVIWTGNVGEVEGSRGEVSRLIRSSVQIIAIDQIAGGDLTGANIARTVTVSVPPADVLALELAQQTGRLSLSLVGAEDDTLASALEINQRSLLGLGEIEAAPQPVEEKVCTIRTRRGAEVMEIPIPCTN is encoded by the coding sequence ATGCGTGCAGTATTCGGATTAGTGTTGATCGTGGGCGTTGCCCTTGCAGGCGGCGCGGTCATGATGGCGCAAAAATACATTTCGGCGCACAAAACTGCGCTCGCGCAGGCCAACATGGCACGTCAGGACATTGTGCCGACAACCAATGTGATGGTCGCAGCGCGTCCGCTTCGCTATGGTGAGCGTCTGAACAAAGAAGACGTGTTGAAGGTGAAGTGGCCGGAAAACGCCCTGCCCGAAGGGGTCTTCACCGAAGTCCCCGTATTGTTCCCCGAAAACACCGAAGACAATCGATTTGTTTTGCGGGCGATGGAAAAAGGCGAAGCCATTATGGCGGTCAAGGTGACCGAGCCTGGAGAAGATGCCGGCCTGACCTCGCAGTTGGAACGCGGCATGCGCGCCTTTGCCATTCGCGTGGACGTATCGTCGGGCGTATCGGGCTTTTTGCGCCCCGGGGACCGGGTTGACGTGATCTGGACCGGCAACGTCGGCGAAGTCGAAGGTTCTCGTGGCGAAGTTTCGCGACTGATCCGCTCGAGCGTGCAGATCATTGCAATCGATCAGATTGCAGGCGGCGACCTGACCGGTGCCAACATTGCACGAACGGTCACCGTTTCGGTCCCGCCCGCAGACGTACTGGCATTGGAGCTGGCACAACAGACCGGCCGCTTGTCCCTGTCGCTGGTTGGAGCGGAAGACGACACTCTGGCCTCTGCCCTGGAAATCAACCAGCGGTCCCTTCTGGGACTGGGAGAGATCGAAGCCGCCCCTCAACCGGTTGAAGAGAAGGTTTGTACCATTCGGACGCGCCGCGGTGCCGAAGTTATGGAAATTCCGATCCCGTGCACAAACTGA